Proteins encoded by one window of Thermococcus sp. Bubb.Bath:
- a CDS encoding isoprenylcysteine carboxylmethyltransferase family protein produces the protein MKFWGIFPKVVLFSFIYAILAFYLNKKLEVSLFAFSAPSLAMVFLGLVLWFICYIQVSRAYSEGKLLTKGCYSKVRHPIYSIWGFLVLPGFSLLFGGFMLFLPTVYWIGVLGFIREEEKALEERFGDEWREYAERTPRFLPRP, from the coding sequence ATGAAGTTCTGGGGCATCTTTCCGAAGGTTGTCCTCTTTTCTTTCATCTATGCAATCCTAGCGTTTTACCTTAACAAGAAACTTGAGGTTAGCCTTTTCGCGTTTTCAGCCCCCAGTCTTGCAATGGTTTTCCTTGGCCTCGTTCTCTGGTTTATCTGCTACATTCAGGTTTCTAGGGCCTATTCAGAGGGGAAGCTGCTCACGAAAGGGTGCTACTCAAAGGTGAGGCACCCAATATACTCCATCTGGGGCTTCCTTGTCCTTCCTGGCTTCTCCCTGCTCTTCGGCGGGTTCATGCTGTTCCTCCCCACCGTTTACTGGATAGGCGTGCTTGGGTTTATAAGAGAGGAGGAGAAAGCCCTTGAGGAGAGGTTTGGCGATGAGTGGAGAGAATACGCGGAGAGAACGCCCAGGTTCCTACCGAGGCCTTGA
- a CDS encoding DUF2250 domain-containing protein: protein MSGENTRRERPGSYRGLELLPVHLYVLAHLKKAGVDYAKMMAKMSELPLSLIEDAVRDLMEVGLVERDSGSAIKRSKARFKKAFEVHKHHTYYRLSREGELFVRKIDEKWLKEYFNNLIPRGWDTIILLGESSNFEEACRKLNGGDCDRIMEELTVYYFATPSGKKTTFFKLLMSFLAI, encoded by the coding sequence ATGAGTGGAGAGAATACGCGGAGAGAACGCCCAGGTTCCTACCGAGGCCTTGAACTCCTTCCGGTTCATCTCTACGTCTTGGCCCACCTCAAGAAGGCTGGAGTAGACTACGCCAAGATGATGGCGAAGATGAGTGAACTACCCCTCTCCCTCATCGAAGACGCCGTAAGGGACCTGATGGAAGTCGGACTGGTGGAGAGAGACTCTGGTAGTGCGATAAAGAGGAGCAAGGCGAGGTTCAAGAAGGCCTTCGAGGTCCACAAGCACCACACATACTACCGCCTATCAAGGGAGGGCGAGCTCTTCGTGAGGAAGATTGACGAGAAGTGGTTGAAGGAATACTTTAACAACCTTATACCCCGCGGATGGGATACCATTATACTACTCGGGGAGAGCTCCAACTTTGAAGAGGCCTGCAGAAAGTTGAATGGAGGAGATTGCGACCGAATTATGGAAGAACTCACCGTTTATTATTTCGCAACCCCTTCGGGAAAGAAGACAACGTTTTTTAAGTTGTTGATGAGTTTCCTGGCAATCTAA